In the genome of Variibacter gotjawalensis, one region contains:
- a CDS encoding sulfur globule protein precursor, with translation MFRKLTIAAAAALTLGVAALAGASDADARRGGGGGFHGGGARHFGGGHHHGHRHFGHRHHHFHHRHHRWHRGYYAYGGGSGCYKVWNDYRGYYRVVCDY, from the coding sequence ATGTTTCGTAAACTGACCATCGCCGCCGCTGCGGCTCTCACTCTCGGTGTTGCCGCACTCGCCGGCGCAAGCGATGCCGACGCACGTCGCGGTGGCGGCGGTGGCTTCCACGGCGGTGGCGCTCGCCATTTCGGCGGCGGCCATCACCACGGCCATCGTCATTTCGGCCATCGTCACCACCACTTCCATCACCGTCATCACCGCTGGCACCGCGGTTACTACGCCTATGGCGGCGGCAGCGGCTGCTACAAAGTGTGGAACGACTATCGCGGCTACTACCGCGTTGTTTGCGACTACTAA